The Caldisericum sp. DNA segment CATCTCTCCTTGTCTGGACAACAACCCCCTGGACTCTTCCTTCAAACGTTGCTGCAGCAGTAAACCCCGAATTTACATACCTACTGGTTGAACACGATGGTAAGAAATTGATCCTTGAAAAGAACCGTGCACATGCAATACTTGGGCATGAGGGTGTCGACTACACTCTTTTAAAGGAGATGAAAGGTGCCGAACTTGCCGGTATAAAGTACGAGCCACCATTCAGGTATATAGAACTAAAAAAGGAAGACGAAGAAAAGGCGTTTAGAGTAGTCCTTGCAGACTTTGTTACAAATGAAGATGGTTCTGGTATTGTTCACATTGCACCTGCTTTTGGTGAGGACGACCTCAATGTTGGTAAGGCATATAATCTTCCAATGATTCAACTTGTTGACCTCGAAGGAAAACTTACCGAAGGGCCTTTTAAAGGAAAATTTGTAAAAGACGCAGACCCACTTATTACAGAAGACCTCAAGAAAAGAGGGCTTCTTTTTAAGAAAGAGTTATACGAACACGATTACCCATTCTGCTGGCGTTGCGGAACACCACTTCTCTATTATGCAAAGGGCTCGTGGTTCATACGGATGAGTGATTTAAGAGAGCAACTTGTAAAGAATAATGAAACTGTAAACTGGTTCCCAGAATCAATTAAGTATGGGCGTTTCGGAAACTGGCTTGCGAATATTAACGACTGGGCACTTTCAAGAGAGCGTTACTGGGGGACTCCCCTTAATATCTGGAAGTGCGAGAGTTGTGGTCATACTGAGGCAATAGGAAGTATTAAGGAATTAAGAGAGCGTGCAATCGAGGATGTTCCACCTGATATTGAACTTCACAAGCCCTATGTGGATAAGATTCACCTAAAATGCCCGAAATGTGGTGGGACTATGTCTCGTGTACCTGAAGTTATAGATGTATGGTTTGATTCGGGTGCTATGCCTTTTGCACAACTCCACTACCCATTTGAAAATGTTGAAGAATTTGAGAAAAACTTTCCTGCAGATTTCATAACTGAGGCAATTGACCAAACAAGGGGCTGGTTTTACTCTCTCCTTGCAATTTCAACACTCGTAAAAGGCGTTGCTCCCTACAAAACTGTGCTCTGCCTTGAACTTATACTCGATGAAAAAGGGCAGAAGATGAGTAAGTCCAAGGGGAATGTAATCGACCCATGGAGTATACTTAATGTTCAAGGTGCAGATGCCTTCAGATGGGCTATATATACTGCCTCTCCTCCATGGCTTCCAAGAAGGTTTGGACCAAATGTTGTAAATGATGCAATGAAGGAATTTATCATACCTTTGAGAAATGTCTATACTTTCTTTGCGATGTATGCAAACCTTGACCACTTTAACCCAAAAGAAGTAAAGTATGTTGAGCCTACAAAGAGGCATATTCTTGACAGGTGGATTTTAGCACGTGTTGAGCAGATAAATAAAGAAGTCCTCGACAGGTTTGATAAGTTTGAAATTACTCCTCTTACAAAAGATATTACAAAGTTCGTTGATGACCTTTCAAACTGGTATGTGAGAAGGTCAAGAAGAAGATTCTGGAAAAGCGAAAACGACGAGGACAAATGGACTGCATATCTTACACTGTATGAAGTTCTTTCAAAACTTTCATACATACTTGCACCGTTTACCCCATTCCTTTCTGAAACCCTTTACCAGAACCTTGTAAGGCCGTTCTATCCAGAAAAGCCCGAAAGTGTCCATCTTACAGATTATCCAAAACCTGATGAGAGCCTCATCGATGAAAAACTGATTGACGATATGGAACTTGTAATTGAAATAACCTCATTGGGAAGAAGTTTAAGGAAAAATTCCGGGAGAAAAGTGCGTCAGCCATTACAAAGACTTGTGGTTGTCCTTTCAAATAAGGATCACGAGGCGTTCTTAAAGGAGAACATCCCTGTTATTAGCGAAGAACTCAATGTTAAAGAAGTTGTTCTTGATAATACAATTGAGCCATACGGTGAGGTAACTCTCAAACCGAACCTTGTAACACTTGGGCAAACTTACGGAAATAAACTTCCAAAGATAGTCGAGCATCTCAAGGACGAAAATGTTATTAAAGCACTTTTGAATGTTGGATTTGCTCAAATTGAGGTGGACAATACTCCAATAAGGCTTACAATGGGAGATGTATTTGTTGAGGTAAAAGGGAAGGGAACTTACATTGGTGCCTTT contains these protein-coding regions:
- a CDS encoding isoleucine--tRNA ligase; its protein translation is MEFKKLEDVKNIPQEEERLIEFWKENKIFEKSLKIREGNPRFVFYEGPPTANGKPGVHHGLSRIYKDTVLRFKSLMGYYVPRRGGWDTQGLPVEIEVEKMLNIHTKREIEEYGIEKFNQLCKESVMKYVDDWEKMTDRIGFWIDMSNAYKTYENYYIETIWWILKEVYNKGLLYEGHKVVPYCPRCGTTLSSHEVALGYKKVKDPSIYVFFPVKDERYPDTSLLVWTTTPWTLPSNVAAAVNPEFTYLLVEHDGKKLILEKNRAHAILGHEGVDYTLLKEMKGAELAGIKYEPPFRYIELKKEDEEKAFRVVLADFVTNEDGSGIVHIAPAFGEDDLNVGKAYNLPMIQLVDLEGKLTEGPFKGKFVKDADPLITEDLKKRGLLFKKELYEHDYPFCWRCGTPLLYYAKGSWFIRMSDLREQLVKNNETVNWFPESIKYGRFGNWLANINDWALSRERYWGTPLNIWKCESCGHTEAIGSIKELRERAIEDVPPDIELHKPYVDKIHLKCPKCGGTMSRVPEVIDVWFDSGAMPFAQLHYPFENVEEFEKNFPADFITEAIDQTRGWFYSLLAISTLVKGVAPYKTVLCLELILDEKGQKMSKSKGNVIDPWSILNVQGADAFRWAIYTASPPWLPRRFGPNVVNDAMKEFIIPLRNVYTFFAMYANLDHFNPKEVKYVEPTKRHILDRWILARVEQINKEVLDRFDKFEITPLTKDITKFVDDLSNWYVRRSRRRFWKSENDEDKWTAYLTLYEVLSKLSYILAPFTPFLSETLYQNLVRPFYPEKPESVHLTDYPKPDESLIDEKLIDDMELVIEITSLGRSLRKNSGRKVRQPLQRLVVVLSNKDHEAFLKENIPVISEELNVKEVVLDNTIEPYGEVTLKPNLVTLGQTYGNKLPKIVEHLKDENVIKALLNVGFAQIEVDNTPIRLTMGDVFVEVKGKGTYIGAFENGNFVFLDTALTDELVKEGVAREIVHTIQNLRKEANYDIADRIKLSISPLDEVVKDFEDYIKEETLSVDIEESLEKFDISSTLDTGEKTYTIKLKKL